One Natronococcus sp. CG52 DNA window includes the following coding sequences:
- the xacF gene encoding 2,5-dioxovalerate dehydrogenase: MPTAHRNYVDGEWVESRSGDTFEVLNPANTNEVVGEFQSSTAEDAEAAVEAAVVAEEEWAATPGPERGAILEETAQILDEQKEGLTETLTREEGKTLDEASGEVQRAIDIFRYYAQKARDLGGAVKSPSGEDKNLYTKREPLGTVGLITPWNYPVAIPAWKLAPALAAGNTAVLKPASAAPTVAWKLIEALDEAGLPAGVANYVTGSGSEVGGVLTEHEGVDAVSFTGSTAVGTAVAQAAADDLKRVQCEMGGKNPTVVMPSADVNEAVDIVGAGAFGVTGQACTACSRAIVHEDIYDEFLEGVVDYAESIGIAPGVENADMGPHVTNSELEGTLEYVEIAAEEDGATLETGGERLTGDEYDDGYYVEPAVFSDVTNDMRIAQEEVFGPVLAVLKVGSFEEGLEVANDVDYGLSASIVTQDLTEANEFAESVESGVAKVNEKTTGLELHVPFGGYKGSSTDTYREQGDAGLDFFTSTKTVYLNY; this comes from the coding sequence ATGCCGACAGCGCATCGTAACTATGTCGATGGAGAGTGGGTAGAATCGCGTTCTGGAGACACATTCGAGGTACTGAATCCCGCAAACACTAACGAAGTCGTCGGGGAGTTCCAGTCGTCGACCGCCGAGGACGCCGAAGCGGCCGTCGAGGCCGCGGTTGTCGCCGAGGAGGAGTGGGCGGCGACCCCCGGTCCCGAGCGCGGCGCGATCCTCGAGGAGACTGCTCAGATCCTCGATGAACAGAAGGAAGGGCTGACCGAGACGCTGACCCGCGAGGAGGGCAAGACCCTCGACGAGGCCAGCGGTGAAGTCCAGCGGGCGATCGATATCTTCCGCTACTACGCCCAGAAGGCCCGCGACCTCGGCGGCGCCGTCAAATCCCCCAGCGGCGAGGACAAGAACCTCTACACCAAGCGCGAGCCGCTGGGCACCGTCGGACTGATCACGCCGTGGAACTATCCCGTCGCGATCCCTGCCTGGAAGCTCGCGCCCGCGCTGGCGGCGGGCAACACGGCCGTCCTCAAGCCCGCCTCGGCGGCGCCGACCGTCGCCTGGAAGCTGATCGAGGCGCTCGACGAGGCCGGCCTCCCCGCCGGTGTCGCCAACTACGTCACCGGCTCAGGCAGCGAGGTCGGCGGCGTGCTGACCGAACACGAGGGCGTCGACGCCGTCTCCTTCACCGGTTCGACGGCGGTCGGCACCGCCGTCGCACAGGCCGCCGCGGACGACCTCAAGCGCGTCCAGTGCGAGATGGGCGGGAAGAACCCGACGGTCGTCATGCCCAGCGCCGACGTCAACGAGGCCGTCGACATTGTCGGCGCCGGTGCGTTCGGCGTCACCGGCCAGGCCTGTACCGCCTGCTCCCGCGCGATCGTCCACGAGGACATCTACGACGAGTTCCTCGAGGGGGTCGTCGACTACGCCGAGTCGATCGGGATCGCCCCTGGCGTCGAGAACGCGGACATGGGCCCCCACGTCACGAACAGCGAGCTCGAGGGCACTCTCGAGTACGTCGAGATTGCCGCCGAGGAGGACGGTGCGACCCTCGAGACCGGCGGCGAGCGCCTCACCGGCGACGAGTACGACGACGGCTACTACGTTGAGCCGGCGGTCTTCTCGGACGTGACCAACGACATGCGCATCGCCCAAGAGGAGGTCTTCGGCCCGGTGCTTGCGGTGCTGAAGGTCGGGAGCTTCGAGGAGGGCCTCGAGGTCGCCAACGACGTCGACTACGGTCTGTCGGCCAGCATCGTCACGCAGGACCTCACCGAGGCCAACGAGTTCGCCGAGAGCGTCGAGTCGGGCGTCGCGAAGGTCAACGAGAAGACGACCGGGCTCGAGCTCCACGTCCCCTTCGGCGGCTACAAGGGGTCCTCGACGGACACCTATCGCGAACAGGGCGACGCCGGGCTGGACTTCTTCACGTCGACGAAGACGGTCTATCTGAACTACTAG
- a CDS encoding universal stress protein has protein sequence MDDPDAAKENNDAIAWVEEIEGTTYEKTDATAMTRKVAEEFTADVVDDIDVNVDIETAITDEADIDDEVLSTAERLGCDHVFIVGRKRSPTGKAIFGDVTQRVLLNFDGSVTVMME, from the coding sequence GTGGACGACCCCGATGCGGCCAAAGAGAACAACGACGCGATCGCGTGGGTCGAAGAGATAGAGGGAACCACGTACGAAAAAACCGACGCAACGGCGATGACGCGAAAGGTCGCCGAAGAGTTCACTGCGGACGTGGTTGACGATATCGACGTCAACGTCGATATCGAGACGGCCATCACCGACGAAGCAGACATCGACGACGAGGTTCTGTCAACGGCCGAGCGACTCGGCTGTGATCACGTCTTTATCGTCGGCCGTAAACGATCGCCAACCGGTAAGGCCATTTTCGGCGATGTCACCCAGCGCGTTCTGCTGAACTTCGACGGATCGGTGACCGTCATGATGGAGTAA
- a CDS encoding dihydrodipicolinate synthase family protein codes for MARVALRDSFRDVAFTTATPFSDDGSEVLSNELADNLAKQYDAGARLFIPCGNTGEYYSLTDDERIEIVETHVESTGDDATIAGGAVGSLEEVNRLANAYKDAGADAIMVMHPDHTYTHEDGLTNYYHRICDATDLGVVIYKRGPGVTRDTICELSERENVVVVKFAVNDIKEFSQTVADAPGDVTWVNGIAERYALAFAIEGVTGYTTGLGNFAPETTLALFDAVENENWERARSIQRLLRPIEDLREESGEGNALPAANNVSVVKYGMDLAGYTGPGSRPAGRTRRRRRSTSRGVLRATPDRIDSGTGLIP; via the coding sequence ATGGCAAGAGTTGCCCTCAGAGATAGCTTTCGGGACGTTGCGTTCACCACCGCAACCCCGTTCAGCGACGATGGGTCCGAAGTTCTGTCTAACGAACTCGCCGACAACCTCGCGAAGCAGTACGACGCCGGCGCTCGCCTGTTCATTCCGTGTGGGAACACTGGCGAGTACTACTCGCTTACCGACGACGAGCGGATTGAAATCGTCGAAACCCACGTCGAGTCGACCGGCGATGATGCGACGATTGCCGGCGGCGCGGTCGGCAGCCTCGAGGAGGTCAACCGGCTCGCCAACGCCTACAAAGACGCCGGTGCGGACGCGATCATGGTGATGCACCCAGATCATACCTACACCCACGAGGACGGACTGACAAACTACTATCATCGGATCTGCGACGCGACCGACCTTGGCGTAGTCATCTACAAGCGCGGCCCCGGGGTCACGCGAGATACAATCTGCGAACTGAGCGAACGCGAGAACGTCGTCGTGGTGAAGTTCGCGGTGAACGACATCAAGGAGTTCTCGCAGACCGTCGCGGACGCGCCCGGTGACGTAACCTGGGTCAATGGGATCGCCGAGCGGTACGCCCTTGCGTTCGCCATCGAGGGCGTGACGGGGTACACTACCGGCCTCGGCAACTTCGCGCCGGAGACGACGCTGGCGCTGTTCGACGCCGTCGAGAACGAGAATTGGGAGCGGGCCCGGTCGATTCAGCGACTGCTCCGCCCGATCGAGGACCTCCGCGAAGAGTCCGGCGAGGGGAACGCGCTCCCTGCCGCGAACAACGTCTCCGTGGTCAAGTACGGTATGGATCTCGCGGGGTATACGGGGCCCGGTTCGCGACCCGCTGGTCGAACTCGCCGACGACGACGCAGCACGTCTCGAGGAGTACTACGAGCAACTCCGGACCGCATCGATTCAGGAACTGGTCTGATTCCCTAG
- a CDS encoding IclR family transcriptional regulator: MANAPNKRTGRRIQSVEISFTVLDAIRKNHRPNVTELADELGHSKSTIHSHLQTLESQEIIVHDGDGYRLSLQVLDMANDVREQVVNYDVIVDEVDELADETGEIVQFGLEEHGQVSYLYKARGNRAVETVSRAGRKQPMYSTSLGKSILAFLPAERREEIVSNASFTPKTPKTITDPDTLFKELETTAERGYGIDDEENIKGLRCIAAPVRNEQTVLGAISITGPASRITDDYLHGELAESVQRAANVIELNTKFS; this comes from the coding sequence ATGGCAAACGCTCCCAACAAACGCACCGGACGCAGGATCCAATCAGTCGAGATTTCATTCACGGTTCTCGATGCCATTCGAAAGAACCATCGGCCCAACGTAACCGAACTCGCCGACGAACTCGGCCACTCGAAGAGTACGATCCACAGTCACCTCCAGACGCTCGAGAGCCAAGAGATCATCGTCCACGACGGGGACGGCTATCGGCTGAGCCTTCAGGTACTGGACATGGCAAACGACGTGCGCGAACAGGTCGTCAACTACGACGTGATCGTCGACGAGGTCGACGAACTGGCGGACGAAACCGGCGAGATTGTCCAGTTCGGTCTGGAGGAACACGGCCAGGTTTCCTACCTCTACAAGGCGCGAGGAAATCGAGCGGTCGAGACGGTCTCGCGCGCCGGTAGAAAGCAGCCGATGTACTCGACTTCTCTCGGGAAGTCCATCCTCGCGTTTCTCCCCGCAGAACGACGGGAAGAGATCGTCAGCAACGCCTCGTTTACGCCAAAGACGCCGAAAACGATTACGGATCCCGACACCCTCTTCAAGGAGCTCGAGACAACCGCCGAACGAGGGTACGGGATCGACGACGAGGAGAATATTAAGGGGCTTCGCTGTATTGCCGCGCCCGTCAGGAACGAACAGACCGTCCTCGGTGCGATCAGTATTACGGGACCGGCCAGCCGGATCACGGACGACTACCTCCACGGTGAACTCGCCGAGAGCGTCCAGCGAGCCGCGAACGTGATCGAACTCAACACCAAGTTCTCGTAA
- a CDS encoding mandelate racemase/muconate lactonizing enzyme family protein has protein sequence MDITDVRGYALSSSIDPIQDRPFFGGVRRLRKRDVVLVVVETRDGRRGFATAGASSSAMREYFEGDSQETFAEVVDESVAGALEGESIDEIADAHDLIVETDLPANLRTEAISAVDVALYDLRGKELGAPIYELLAEEYGTDPTVEMPLYASAGMYMEPEGYVEQAETLEELGFFGYKYRPGVGPEGDRRTVNLLADAVDDIEIMLDVHTWWKLGESYGRDTVRELVEHAADRGAYWIEEPVEPDDYAGYIDLAETGAPLAGGESEESPTELVELGKTGAIDFLQGDVRHHEGFTGCRDAIEYCDGRNVEFVPHNFGTWLGLQANAHLVAAAPDVRLLEYPVFEDDPALADTTTDPGMYPFDLAFDIIEGQPAIENGRMTVSDAPGLGVDVDLNILEEYPFVDGPWTEFHYDDENR, from the coding sequence ATGGATATCACCGATGTGAGAGGGTACGCTCTCTCATCTTCTATCGACCCGATACAGGATCGTCCGTTCTTCGGTGGCGTGCGACGGCTCCGCAAGCGGGACGTCGTTCTCGTCGTCGTCGAGACGCGAGACGGCCGCCGGGGGTTCGCGACGGCAGGTGCGAGCAGTTCGGCTATGCGCGAGTACTTCGAGGGCGACTCGCAGGAGACGTTCGCCGAGGTCGTCGATGAGTCCGTCGCCGGCGCGCTCGAGGGCGAGTCGATCGACGAAATCGCCGACGCCCACGATCTGATCGTCGAAACGGATCTGCCCGCCAACCTCCGGACGGAAGCAATCTCGGCTGTCGACGTCGCGCTGTACGACCTCCGGGGGAAGGAACTCGGGGCACCGATCTACGAACTGTTGGCCGAGGAGTACGGCACCGATCCGACGGTTGAGATGCCATTGTACGCCAGTGCCGGAATGTACATGGAGCCGGAGGGATACGTCGAGCAGGCCGAAACGCTCGAGGAACTGGGCTTTTTCGGCTACAAGTACCGGCCCGGGGTCGGTCCCGAGGGCGACCGCCGGACGGTCAACCTCCTCGCCGACGCGGTCGACGACATCGAGATCATGCTCGACGTCCACACTTGGTGGAAGCTCGGCGAGTCCTACGGCCGAGACACCGTCCGAGAACTGGTCGAACACGCCGCCGACCGGGGCGCCTACTGGATCGAGGAACCGGTCGAACCCGATGATTACGCCGGGTACATCGACCTAGCCGAAACCGGCGCGCCGCTGGCCGGCGGGGAGAGCGAGGAATCGCCAACGGAACTAGTTGAGCTCGGGAAGACCGGTGCGATCGACTTTCTGCAGGGCGATGTCCGCCACCACGAGGGCTTTACCGGCTGTCGGGACGCGATCGAGTACTGCGACGGCAGGAACGTCGAATTCGTCCCACACAACTTCGGGACCTGGCTCGGTCTGCAGGCTAACGCCCATCTCGTCGCCGCGGCACCGGACGTTCGGCTGCTCGAGTACCCCGTCTTCGAGGACGACCCAGCGCTCGCCGACACGACGACCGACCCCGGCATGTACCCGTTCGATCTCGCTTTCGACATAATCGAGGGACAGCCGGCCATCGAGAACGGGCGCATGACCGTCTCGGACGCGCCTGGACTCGGCGTAGACGTCGACCTCAACATCCTTGAAGAGTATCCGTTCGTCGACGGTCCGTGGACGGAGTTCCACTATGACGATGAGAATAGGTAG
- a CDS encoding NAD-dependent epimerase/dehydratase family protein, with amino-acid sequence MDVLVTGSYGRCGTAIIDHLHDDDRYEFTYFNRSDRDEGPYAEYETVVGDVADYEALREACEGQDAIVHLAAYPYTDGNWQDIFEPNIVGMYNVLEAAREAEVDSVVFGSTNHVMGMYEIENAPEIYECNHDLVVDHTDPVRPDSYYGASKSFGEDLGRYYVEGCEYPRQFYAIRICSVRSEEYDHPYGDAEIGVAEGDWKRGSDAYEEQVARMKATWQSRRDFAHQIDCCLQDDSVAFDIFSGVSDNHRRWYDLEHARARIGYDPQDDGEEWDAPPE; translated from the coding sequence ATGGACGTACTAGTGACCGGTTCGTACGGCCGGTGCGGTACCGCAATCATCGATCACTTGCACGACGACGACCGGTACGAATTTACGTACTTCAACCGGTCGGACCGAGATGAGGGGCCCTACGCCGAGTACGAGACGGTCGTGGGCGACGTCGCGGACTACGAGGCGCTCCGCGAGGCCTGCGAAGGGCAGGACGCCATCGTTCACCTCGCCGCCTACCCATACACTGACGGCAACTGGCAGGATATCTTCGAACCCAACATCGTTGGGATGTACAATGTCCTCGAGGCCGCCCGCGAAGCCGAAGTCGACTCGGTCGTCTTCGGTTCGACCAACCACGTCATGGGGATGTACGAAATCGAGAACGCCCCCGAAATCTACGAGTGCAACCACGACCTCGTCGTCGATCACACCGATCCGGTACGTCCCGACTCCTACTACGGCGCTTCCAAGAGTTTTGGCGAGGATCTGGGCCGGTATTACGTCGAGGGTTGTGAGTACCCACGGCAGTTCTACGCGATCCGGATCTGCAGCGTTCGAAGCGAGGAGTACGACCATCCCTACGGTGACGCCGAGATCGGTGTCGCGGAGGGCGATTGGAAGCGCGGCAGCGATGCGTACGAAGAACAGGTCGCCCGGATGAAAGCCACGTGGCAGTCCCGTCGGGACTTCGCCCACCAGATCGATTGTTGTCTCCAGGACGACAGCGTCGCGTTCGATATCTTCAGCGGCGTCAGTGACAACCACCGGCGCTGGTACGACCTCGAACACGCTCGCGCGCGGATCGGCTACGATCCGCAAGACGACGGCGAGGAGTGGGACGCGCCGCCGGAGTGA
- a CDS encoding MBL fold metallo-hydrolase codes for MTVNSDWGEWWAREELYGSPVEGVSLWFLGVTGWAIRTTETTIFIDPYFSTERDREYIARMLPVPMEPQWAEACDAVFCTHDHRDHFWPPSFGPLLEHGGSVHAPPECYENHDVSDVLEEKQIVAEPGDSYEVGDLTIHVRDGRDPDADGSVTYVLEHDEGTIFHGGDNRPCEAFREVGEEFDVDMGMLSYGTTARLLDDGDVIRRKLYNDTQDVIDAANAVGIDRLVPTHWRRWRSIQADPGALSKAATPWEYPRVIEEVEVGDRLRLDHPGIVPPTRLGGE; via the coding sequence ATGACGGTCAACAGCGACTGGGGGGAGTGGTGGGCCCGCGAGGAGCTCTACGGGTCGCCGGTCGAGGGCGTCTCCCTGTGGTTCCTCGGCGTGACCGGCTGGGCGATCAGGACGACCGAAACGACGATCTTCATCGACCCGTACTTCAGCACCGAACGGGACCGCGAGTACATCGCGCGGATGCTGCCGGTGCCGATGGAACCGCAGTGGGCCGAGGCCTGCGACGCCGTGTTCTGCACGCACGACCACCGCGACCACTTCTGGCCGCCCTCGTTCGGCCCCCTGCTCGAGCACGGCGGATCGGTGCACGCGCCGCCAGAGTGTTACGAGAATCACGACGTTAGCGACGTCCTCGAGGAGAAGCAGATCGTCGCCGAACCCGGCGACAGCTACGAGGTCGGCGACCTGACCATCCACGTCCGTGACGGCCGTGACCCCGACGCCGATGGCAGCGTTACCTACGTCCTCGAGCACGATGAGGGGACGATCTTCCACGGCGGCGACAACCGTCCCTGCGAGGCCTTCCGCGAGGTCGGCGAAGAGTTCGACGTCGACATGGGGATGCTGTCGTACGGGACGACGGCCCGTCTCCTAGACGACGGCGACGTCATCCGCCGGAAGCTGTACAACGACACCCAGGACGTGATCGACGCCGCGAACGCCGTCGGGATCGACCGGTTGGTGCCGACCCATTGGCGACGGTGGCGGTCGATACAGGCAGACCCGGGCGCGCTCTCGAAGGCAGCCACGCCCTGGGAGTACCCGCGCGTCATCGAGGAGGTCGAGGTCGGCGACCGCCTCCGACTCGACCACCCCGGGATCGTCCCGCCGACCCGCCTTGGCGGCGAGTGA
- a CDS encoding mandelate racemase/muconate lactonizing enzyme family protein encodes MEITDIQVIPLAHSLPDGRGLGDARGFGTDRGTTLVRLETDDGTVGWGEAFAPGPIATATIEELFADNVIGMDPFEVESLAEESYTDPYHFGGDVFVQSAVSAIDIACWDIIGKTVGRPVHRLLGGTHCEELTPYASTMYFTETDRPIEEPIRETVDKGFTAAKIKIGAGTESDVERVRTAREIMGEDADLMVDMNGNYRPHQAVKSAQAIAGYDVTWIEEPVPPENRSGYRELRGKIDVPIAAGEAHYGRFAFKQLIDDRMVDIVQPNLGRCGGLSEARLIAGMASTENVAVRPHIWNSAVGMAAAVQFAASVSNYPHTRNVPEPMLIEFDRSENPLRSDLLETPFDPSGGTIDVPQEPGLGIEIDQDTLERYRDD; translated from the coding sequence ATGGAGATTACAGATATTCAGGTGATTCCGCTCGCACACTCATTGCCGGACGGACGAGGGCTCGGAGACGCACGGGGCTTCGGGACCGACCGCGGGACGACGCTGGTGCGTCTCGAGACGGACGACGGGACCGTCGGCTGGGGGGAGGCGTTCGCGCCGGGGCCGATCGCGACGGCGACGATTGAAGAACTGTTCGCCGACAACGTCATCGGAATGGATCCGTTCGAGGTCGAGTCGCTCGCCGAAGAATCCTACACCGATCCGTATCACTTCGGCGGTGACGTGTTCGTTCAGAGCGCCGTCAGTGCGATCGACATCGCCTGCTGGGATATCATCGGGAAGACCGTCGGCCGACCGGTTCACCGGCTGCTCGGGGGAACGCACTGCGAGGAACTGACTCCCTATGCCTCGACGATGTACTTCACGGAGACCGACCGGCCGATCGAGGAACCGATCCGCGAGACCGTCGACAAGGGGTTTACCGCCGCGAAGATCAAGATCGGGGCTGGCACCGAGTCGGACGTCGAGCGCGTGCGTACGGCACGTGAGATCATGGGTGAGGACGCCGACCTGATGGTCGACATGAACGGCAACTACCGGCCACACCAGGCCGTCAAGTCGGCACAGGCCATTGCAGGGTACGACGTGACGTGGATCGAAGAGCCGGTTCCGCCGGAGAACCGGTCGGGCTACCGAGAACTGCGGGGGAAGATAGACGTTCCCATCGCCGCCGGCGAAGCCCACTACGGCCGCTTTGCGTTCAAACAGCTGATCGACGACCGGATGGTCGACATCGTCCAGCCGAACCTCGGCCGCTGTGGCGGGCTCTCGGAGGCGCGGCTGATCGCCGGGATGGCCTCGACCGAGAACGTCGCCGTCAGGCCACACATCTGGAACAGCGCCGTTGGGATGGCCGCCGCGGTGCAGTTCGCCGCCAGCGTCTCGAACTATCCCCACACGCGAAATGTCCCCGAACCAATGCTGATCGAGTTCGACCGCAGCGAGAACCCGCTTCGCAGCGATCTCCTCGAGACGCCGTTCGATCCGTCAGGTGGCACCATCGACGTGCCACAGGAACCAGGGCTTGGTATCGAGATCGATCAGGACACACTCGAGCGGTATCGGGACGACTGA